A single Syngnathus acus chromosome 8, fSynAcu1.2, whole genome shotgun sequence DNA region contains:
- the pam16 gene encoding mitochondrial import inner membrane translocase subunit tim16 yields the protein MAKYLAQVIVMGVQVVGRAFARALQQEYAASQAAARARSSAGQHSAAATGISGMSLQEAQQILNVSKLEPEEIQKNYEHLFKVNDKSMGGSFYLQSKVVRAKERLDEELNIKAQQQKHQSQHSMET from the exons ATG GCCAAGTATTTAGCACAAGTCATCGTGATGGGGGTTCAGGTGGTCGGCCGTGCTTTCGCTCGAGCTCTACAGCAAGAATATGCAG CGAGTCAAGCGGCAGCACGAGCACGAAGCAGTGCTGGTCAGCATTCTGCCGCCGCCACCGGCATCTCCGGGATGAGTTTACAAGAAGCTCAGCAGATCCTCAACGTCTCCAAGCTCGAGCCAGAAGAAATCCAGAAg AACTACGAGCATCTCTTCAAAGTCAATGACAAGTCTATGGGCGGTTCATTTTACCTACAATCAAAA GTGGTGCGGGCTAAAGAGCGTCTGGACGAGGAACTAAATATCAAAGCgcaacaacaaaagcatcAATCGCAGCACAGCATGGAAACTTGA